A region of Campylobacter armoricus DNA encodes the following proteins:
- a CDS encoding bifunctional 3,4-dihydroxy-2-butanone 4-phosphate synthase/GTP cyclohydrolase II yields the protein MGYIGVEQAIKELQNGKMLVMVDAEDRENEGDLIFPAQFSSQEKVNFAITHARGVVCVALNENLAKKFELPLMVPKNTSNHETAFTITVDAKKATTGVSAYERDMTIQIFVDDNANASDFVRPGHINPLIAKKGGVLERTGHTEGTVDLCRLAGLKEACVICEIVKDDGSMARRSDLLEFCKKHNINMITISDLIEYRLKNESLISLIKEEESVLAGFKVKKMTFKDHNKNEHIAFSFGDLRESENVKFYLSGSDFELLTSNKFNELLKQIEYLHQEGGVIIFMKNEKQENIQFKNYGIGAQILRYLKISKIKLLSQNTDKEFIGLKGFGLNIISNNFKV from the coding sequence ATGGGATATATTGGTGTAGAACAAGCTATAAAAGAACTTCAAAATGGTAAGATGTTAGTAATGGTAGATGCTGAAGATAGAGAAAACGAAGGAGATTTGATTTTTCCTGCACAATTTAGCTCACAAGAAAAAGTAAATTTTGCCATCACTCACGCAAGAGGTGTAGTGTGTGTGGCCTTAAATGAAAATTTAGCAAAAAAATTTGAGCTACCTTTAATGGTACCTAAAAATACCTCAAATCACGAAACAGCTTTTACTATAACAGTAGATGCAAAAAAAGCAACAACAGGAGTAAGTGCTTATGAAAGAGATATGACAATTCAAATTTTTGTTGATGATAATGCAAATGCAAGCGATTTTGTGCGCCCTGGTCATATTAATCCTTTGATTGCAAAAAAAGGCGGGGTTTTAGAAAGAACGGGTCATACAGAAGGCACAGTGGATTTATGTCGCTTAGCAGGATTGAAAGAAGCTTGTGTAATATGCGAAATTGTTAAAGATGATGGAAGCATGGCTAGAAGAAGTGATTTACTTGAATTTTGTAAAAAACATAATATTAATATGATTACTATTTCAGATTTAATCGAATATCGTTTAAAAAACGAAAGTTTAATTTCTTTAATCAAAGAAGAAGAAAGTGTTTTAGCAGGTTTTAAAGTTAAAAAAATGACTTTTAAAGATCACAATAAAAATGAACATATAGCATTTAGTTTTGGTGATTTAAGAGAAAGTGAAAATGTTAAATTTTATCTTAGTGGAAGTGATTTTGAGCTATTAACTTCTAATAAATTCAATGAACTATTAAAACAAATTGAATATTTACATCAAGAAGGAGGTGTGATTATTTTTATGAAAAATGAAAAACAAGAAAATATTCAATTTAAAAACTATGGCATAGGGGCACAAATTTTAAGGTATTTAAAAATTTCAAAAATCAAACTTCTAAGTCAAAATACTGATAAAGAATTTATAGGTTTAAAAGGTTTTGGACTTAATATTATAAGCAATAATTTTAAAGTTTAA